The Engystomops pustulosus chromosome 3, aEngPut4.maternal, whole genome shotgun sequence region CTCATGCTTGCATTTCTATGAAATAATCTGTGGGATGTGCCATTTTTTCTGTAAGAGCCCTGGTATTAGAGGGTTTTAGTTGTATACAATGCATTGGTATTAGTGAggttttttcattatacaaacaattcaTATTTTTTTCTGACAATACCTCTCTAAGTGTACAAGTTCTAATAATATAATGATCTGCCTCCCCTAAATTTCAATAGGAGGTAATTTTAGTTTTTTACACTTTCCTTTTTTTCAAAGGGACACCTTGTGGAAACTCCCAATTATGATTGGAGTCTTGAAACTCATATCCAATGTGCCGGTATGTGTAGAAGAAACCTTCAAAAACCCAATTTTTTTCCAGACAACCAAATCCTTGGTGTGACTGTACTGCTGGCAGTTTTAGTAAATCTTTCCCAATGTTTTTATTGCACAATGTATCATCACTTTCCAGTGGCTGGCTGATAGCATAAGGACAAACACAACATTTGTGTGCAGAGACCATATAAGTATTTTTTCCAAACATCCGTGATAAGAAATACATATGTTTCAAAAATGTTGTAGATGACTATTTCAGGTGAATACAAGAAAATTGGTTATATATCTTATCAGGAAAATATGTTACTCTACTCAAATCAGCCTTAATGCTCAGATTTGTGTTCAGTGAAGACAGACTGCAAAGACTGCAGTTTATGTTTGTATGGAAGGGGGAGCCATGAAAGAGATAGAGATCTGTGTTGTATGCTTCTTACTCCGCTGCTCCTCACTAAAAACAGGATTGGAGAACTAAACGGTTTCCTAggcaaaaaatatttcaaatgacAATCATCCAATCAAGCATCAGTTCCCTTTAATAACACTGTGTATTATCTAATGCCTTAATACAGggaatattgtatatattaaatgAACCAGAAGACTTGTATACATCTATTACAATATGACAACTTATGTACTAAAAGACAATacctttttctactcccacactGTCAAAGgcgaaagaaaataaaaacatgaacaatgactattgatttttttatatatatatttatatatacatagccGGTCATATATTTTCATAGACGCAGAAAAATGAGTTACAAACTTTTGATGTTACCACACAAGACCTTCCAAAAGCAGCAAACAGACACGTACAAAATGCTAGAAAAAAAGGGGTCTCCCCTGCACAAAGCATGCGCCCACAGAGCCCACAGGGAGGAGGGTCCCCACAGTGTCACCGGAGCTCCACAAGTCCTTGTACAGTCCTGAGGCTGCACTAATGTCACATAATCCATAACCTACCCCATGGTCTTCACATCTGGTGCCTGGATTCTGTGGTGCAGAGTGAACCACAGAATTGCGAGTAAATCCAGATGATGACAGATACAAGCCGTGCTACCACTTACCCAGAATCCACCACCAACACATAATTCAggctggaggtggcatcagttgGAGGTGGTTTTAAAAGGGGTGCAAGACATGCAGACAACAGCTTTAAGGCCCTCCCCTGAACCAATGCACTGCCCTTCGGCAAGATTCATGCAAAACAGACCAAACAGGCAATTAATTGTgggtatatacaaaaaaaaaaaaaaaaagcaacattagaaaggaaatttcataaaaagtaaaaaaaaaaaaaaacactgaaaagaaaaaatcaaaatggctTGACTTTATAAATAATGATAACTGAATAAAGCATAGGAAAGAGTTATGTAATGGTTTTATGAGATAATGCCCTCTGGTTAGTCCATGATTCACTGAAATCAAGTGATACTGTAATTCAGAAAAAAGGGGAGACAAGGAAGGTGAGAAGGTGCCAGTTTCATTTTCAGTCAGGGCTGGTCATCTTCATCTTCATCTAGTGATACCACACCAGAAGATACCACATCAGAGCCCTTCCTACGCAAAGTAAGCACTCCGGATCCTCTACTCAGTGTAGGAAATGTAATCAGCTCGTCTTCACTTGGACTTAGACAAGACTCAGAGAAGGACATGGAAAATGAAGAGTCCTCACATTCTAGATCTTGGAGACGATCATATGGACCTAGACCTGACTGTGGTTTTATGAGTAAAGACTCTTCAGCCATCTGAGCAGGAGAGCCCAAAAGTAGCTGTTCCTCATTTAAGCTGCAGAGACTGGAGCAAAGTGTTTGAGGAGACAGGGTACGTGAGGAATCGCTGTCACAGCAGCATATACGGGAGGACACCAAATCCTTCTGTACCGGACTCAGGAAATCTACAGATTAGAAACAGGGAAATACAATGAAAAGCACTAATAGTTACGTCTTTTATAGCAAATATGATCCGACATCTATATAGCAACATCTAGATAGAAGTTCTTCACTAAAGAAATCCAACAGTGAAATGACTGGCATTGACACATTGGGCCTTAAATGCTTTGGGCAGAAGTGGCCAATCTCATCCATACTGGTTAAAGCATGGCAGCATTAATGTCATATTTGAAGCCTTGATGTAAGAGTTCATGCCAACAATAGACAGGATGCAGTAGCACTACCTTCCAAATTTCTTTCTTACAGCATAAGGGGCCTGTCTTGGCTAAATACATCCTTTTTAAAAGGTAAAAATATTCTCCAGCACTCCCCACAAGATACCCGTGTTTCTCCTTTGCATAATGATAAATACACTACTGGGTCAATTACTTTACAAAAAATGCTACTTTCCTTTTAAGTACTGTTATCTATACGACTAAGCGCTTCCTCTGCATTTTTCCCCAGTTTCCTCATGCTTGTATAGTAATGAAAGCATGTCAGTCAGTAAATCTTTCTTATAATGAAATGCTGAGAAAAAAATGGGACCTACTTTAGATAAAAACATACGACACTTTAGAAGCTTGCTTCCATATGCTAAATGCATAGTTTTGCATTGTTGATTTACATACTGTGAAAATCTCACAATGATATGGTGATACACACCAGTTACATTGGTTGCTATCTCTTTTCTATCTACAAATCAGCGTTTTTCATCAGTTTTAAAATTATTGTGCCGAGGTTGACAAAATTGATGGCAACTGATATATGTGAAGGCATGAGGATAGGACACATTACCAATTTTGCACCCAAACTGTGTTGCAAGCATTTTCCAATAAAACTATATATAATCCCTTcccaaaacaacaaaaacaattttttttactttgttttattaatataatgttaattttttaaaaaaaaaagtgttaacatGATTGTGGAGAAAAACATATTTGTGGAAATAATGCTTCTGTGCAATAAAAAGTTAGTACAGTCCTGGTAATACCATTATGCTTtactacagggaacctgtcatcagaaattggcctaataaaccactacttgtATGTTGACAAACAGctggatgatgtttctttcatggctccctgagtttatacatctaacttacatctcacgtcaaagttgatttttttggatgatCCCACCAACCtgtgccatgaaagaaacatgatctaataactgttcagctgcttgacaacattctGGTAAAAGTAATTAGGTCAATTACTGATgacggttccctttaaaacaatgtTACCACATTCTGAAAAAAGCctacaatttttacttttttattttttttaaaggtagacCTGTGTGAGAGCATTGGGTAATGGAATGTAAGTGGTGTGTGTGTAAATACACTGGAAATCAAAATTAGAGACACACATTTTGCTAAATGTCCAGGTCATTgcgtcagatttacttacccggtccattcgcgatccagcggcgggttctccggcgattcactaaggtagtgtgcccgatgaccaccaggtgtcactgctgcgctgaagtccgtcggagtgcacttgAATTTACCatctgttgctgggtgcaggtaagcgcgtgtcaagcgacactttttttttttaaattccgtggtttctcCAAATCCATTGGATTTTCCAACGgacacgccgatgcgccacaatccgatcgcgtgtgccaaaaccaggggcaattcggcgTTTATCGGTAATttacgggaaacccaacaaaaaaaagtgatttgggcccttagtaaatgacccccattgtgtagtcctatgtaaataTGTCCTAACATTAGTACAATagaagtattttaagcttatttcataaattgtctaTATTCTAAATCACAgaataaaacattgtaaaacaACAATAATCAAAATTAGAGATACcaacaagttattggtgttaatctggcacctggtacTAATTTCCTTAAATATCTGACAAACCATATTTAGCCGTAGTAAGAGAAGTTGGTTATTCCAAccatgtgatttctagaatattgcatccttacatcacaaactcattcaagtccccaaaCTCCTTCATGACAATAGGGCAAGGACCTGTCTTGTTATACAGTGTGTTAACATTTAagacatttggactgaaagcccactctgcagtgaccaaacttctcattagcagaaagaatcaaaaggctagactcctCTTTGCTAAGGAGCATGTTGTATACACAGAGGAGAAGTTGTCCACAGttgattttagtgatgaaagcaagtgtaATTTATTTGgaactgatgggaaacattatgttcgtcaacaaactggggaaagactgaacctaaagaagtcagtgaaatgttgtggaggaagtgtcatggtttggggaatgttttctgtacCAAGGATGTATTGGAAActtcttcaacaacatgtggttccttccttgcattcttcaTTCAATCTGTCAACAAATGTCAAGCAGGAGAATGCTCCCGGTCACACATCAAAAaaaggtaaagcagttcctttaaACAGAACAGCAtactgaaacaatgaaatggccagcacagagtcctgacctaaacccaatagaaaacaccACAAAAGAAACCACAAAAGTCACAGAACTggaagactggaagaagagtggaccaaaatctcaCCAGAGCCGTGTgcgagactagtgatgtcctgtggctgcagatgtgctgaagtcattcaaagacCTATGCACTTCCTAATTCAGAAAATgtcattataatctttctctgtgctatagTCATTGCTATGTTGATAAACATTGGTAATTTTATTAAAGAAACTGTTATAGGGGAATGGTCTACCCCTTACAAATAaaacatcaaatgttgatcaaaggagattacattatttctgaaaagatCAAGGGATTATACATTGTTGtccaattttgatctccagtgtatatttatatgttttgTGATGCGATGTATGCTCCTGATAAACTTTTATTAATTgttatattatttatttctatataaTATTTTGGAGGCAAGAAGGTGAGTAAGTTGCACTCCCACTTGTCAGTTATTTCATAAACTGTAAGGAGGGATGGGGGAACGTTTATCAgagcttctacgccagaaaaaaattgtgaaccaccaggcattgtgattattatcCCCTTTAAGCTAGCTACAACTCTGTATATTGttaatacatgtacacacatgtgAACATACAGACCTGTAGGCTGGGAATGATCCATAGAAGGTTGCAGATCCTCATCATAAGAATCGTCTGTTGAATCTTCACCGTCAACTGATGACCAAGCACGGAGTTTAGCTTCTGCTATAGCAAATTGCTCAGCCACTCCTGGTAGTATAGGAAAAGGGGAAGCAGACGGAAAACAAGAGCAAAGAGAACAAGCACAGAGCAGAATAGACAGCAGTAGCACATGATTCAAGATGCAGGCacacaataaataaaaacattgacAAGGTAGAAGGAGATGGAATTCAAGATAAGGCAAATAAGATCATGGCACAGcgaataaaatacataaagaaaatggaagaaaagGATGTTATGAAGGGATTTTTTTAATGATATTGAGAGATTGCACTCCCATGAAGAAAGACGGACCAAGGAAAGTAATGATAATTGAGGAGCAGTATAAAGAAGCAGGAAAATATAGAAAACAATGATACGGCCATGAGAGAACATGGGAAaggtagagagagtgagtgaAATATTCCTTTATATTCAACTATCAATTACTTTTAGATCTTTCTGTCTCTCACCTGCAGCAAAcctggcctcctgttctccttcACTTAAATGCGAGTAGGAGTTAAAATGAGTCTCCAGAGCTGCAGGATTGTCACTGGGTTTGCTCCAGCCCTTCCACTCAATAAGATGTGCCACACGTCCCTGAGCCATTGCGGTAGGTTTGGTCACATGATCCTTTACCACCTGTGAGATTCCTGGCATGTGGAGAGAAGGACACAGGTGCTTCAGTCTAATGATATGCTTACATACCGCAATGTTTGTTTACCGACATATACCTATGTCTGTTGATATCTATGTAATTGGGTGCCCTTCTATGTTACTTGTCAGATTTAGAATCTTCTCTAGATGATCCCATGCTCCAGACAAGCTCCATAGGATGCTCTCCTCTGTTCCTAATGTATAGTGGAGATGGAGGAATGATGTTGTATATTTCATTGCTCAACACAACAAGTTATGGTCTGCATCAAACTCAGAATTTACTAAAACTGCCCTTCTTTCTAGGTTTCCTGCCATTTTATCTTTAATGAGTCGAGGTAGGATTTGGTATGCCGCAGTGTCTCTAACCAAAGCCCAATGGGCAGAGGAATTGAATCATATGAGGATGGAGGAAATAAGATCCATGGAACAAATGTCTGTAAAACAACTCCCCCTGTTCTACCAGATCTGGTCCCCCTGGATATATTttcatggggcacatgtatcatagttttttctttctgtggcaaatttttttagacatttggcagctcttttttgcgccttatgtatgacaaattttggcttctttttgagactttgttgcaaatgtctcaaatccgcttggacacaagccatgtgagggggttgcaTGCatgagtggacactactgttcattttggatttgaggcggtgtcctgcatttttaagcactgtagtcacaccccagggagatgacgacatttgaggctgcggtcacacatgatgttaagggtgaggtcacacttttcgttttgattgcattttaatTGAGTTTCGAAAAGCATTACAACAgatgaggagaggcgatttgcctaatgacattactgttaacatttgcgtttacaaaacacatagtaaataCGATGTTAACGTATGCACTAACttcatgtttacattgcattttgtaattgcaaatgttaacagttagGCAATTAAGCAAAGTACCTCTCCctaagctgttgtaatgtgtttcaaaatgcaattaaaacacAATCAAAACACAACCTGTGACCTCACCTGTAGAAGTAACtaatacatattttaaaataatgtaaatgcaaaaattaatgAATTTTCAAAAAAGAAGTTActaagcaaaattttaaacatttaaaggatgtgaaataatttcaatttacatgttaaaaaagggtccatgaaaaaaaatccttcctttgtacCTGTCCTGGACCAgttgcagatttgcgcctaaaaagtcacaaaaataagcaaaaaaagtgatagatAATTGAAAAGTCGCATCGAACATCTGGAAACTAAATATACataaaggcacactgcacaaggtgcaggccaaggcgtacttgaaaaactacagcaaaagttgcagagaaaagtcgcaaaaacggcaaaagttgcaaaaacgtgactatttgactagcagaaataaagatacatgtcccaccATGATTCCCCAGAATTTGATACTTGGATTAATAGTTAACTATTATTCATTATTCAACCCCCGACACATGGTATATCATTTAACCTTATTGCTCACCCACCCTTCCTTACCCTTCCTTTGGGGTGTCCCTATTAGTGTCTGAATTCTCatataatgtttttttctttagcaGCTTTATATACTAGATTATTCCATCTTTAATAAACGTTACTGAACAGaagataaatgtaaaaatataatatttactAAACCACACATCAGTCGAGAGTGAGAAATTCCTGTTGTGAAACTTTCTTTTCAATAGTGAGCATTGACCAACTTAGTTCAACTTGGTATCAGTCATTTTCTCATCTTCTTCCCTTCCAATTCCCAGCTGTACTAACACAATGATCTAAGAACTGAGTCATGTTTGGGAATGGAGAGGGAAGTGCATGGCGTGAAACACACTTGTGTCATTAGACTGGCTCCCCTACAATCATGGGTCAATTGTTTTAGCACAGAACGTCTGATCACTTTAATTACTAATGTGTCTCCTATCCAATCATGTTAAAAGGCCACTAAATTTTACAAAACAGGCAAAACAATGCATAATTTG contains the following coding sequences:
- the FAM131A gene encoding protein FAM131A isoform X1, which gives rise to MTMGCIGSRSSGTVDALRMEWREGRCNAAFYHQKRPYLVRRFNLQVPSESQEFLESNACVLSWEDLQQTRGTAKSLGNSGVVLHVEDTGEMLPKSRRALTIHEITALARSSLHGISQVVKDHVTKPTAMAQGRVAHLIEWKGWSKPSDNPAALETHFNSYSHLSEGEQEARFAAGVAEQFAIAEAKLRAWSSVDGEDSTDDSYDEDLQPSMDHSQPTDFLSPVQKDLVSSRICCCDSDSSRTLSPQTLCSSLCSLNEEQLLLGSPAQMAEESLLIKPQSGLGPYDRLQDLECEDSSFSMSFSESCLSPSEDELITFPTLSRGSGVLTLRRKGSDVVSSGVVSLDEDEDDQP
- the FAM131A gene encoding protein FAM131A isoform X2 is translated as MTMGCIGSRSSGTVDALRMEWREGRCNAAFYHQKRPYLVRRFNLQVPSESQEFLELHVEDTGEMLPKSRRALTIHEITALARSSLHGISQVVKDHVTKPTAMAQGRVAHLIEWKGWSKPSDNPAALETHFNSYSHLSEGEQEARFAAGVAEQFAIAEAKLRAWSSVDGEDSTDDSYDEDLQPSMDHSQPTDFLSPVQKDLVSSRICCCDSDSSRTLSPQTLCSSLCSLNEEQLLLGSPAQMAEESLLIKPQSGLGPYDRLQDLECEDSSFSMSFSESCLSPSEDELITFPTLSRGSGVLTLRRKGSDVVSSGVVSLDEDEDDQP